The sequence below is a genomic window from Macadamia integrifolia cultivar HAES 741 chromosome 1, SCU_Mint_v3, whole genome shotgun sequence.
ATCTCACTGTGATTaccatagatgaagaagaagaagaggttgaatagaagaagaaaagaagagatgaagaagaagaacgagaagaaggagaagaggtgaagAAGTTACCTGAGATCTTGGGTTCGGAAGGGGTCACGAGCTGGGTTCACGCTTCTCTCCTCtctgctctcctctctctgtcgcGGAATGTCGGGAACTAAtgttagaggaagaagaagaacgagaagaaggagaagaggtgaagAAGTTAcctgagatgggtttttcgAAAGGGGTCACAACAAGCTGGATTCTCGCTTCTCTCCTCGCTGCTCTCCTCTATCTGTCGCCGACTGTCGGGAACGaaggttggaggaagaagaagaacgagaagaaCGAGAcctgagatgggtttttcggaaggAGGGAAGTGGGTTCTGGCTTCTCTCCTCGctgctctcctctctctgtcgcCGACCATCGGGAACGaaggttggaggaagaagaagaacgagaagaaTGGAGAcctgagatgggtttttcggaaggAGGGAAGTGGGTTATGGCTTCTCTCCTCGctgctctcctctctctgtcgcCGACCGTCGGGAACAAAggttggaagaagaagaagaatgagaagaacgagacctgagatgggtttttcggaaggAGGGAAGTGGGTTCTGGCTTCTCTCCTCTCtactctcctctctctgtcgcGGACCGTCGGGAACGATTGTTTTAACTATATTAATTTGAAACGAAACCCACCGACAGAACAGCCTCCGGGGTGTTTCGTCAAATCACTGATTTTTCGTTTTTTATGTACTTTGAGTTTCAAAAAAACAGGAACGGAGCTTTATAGAACCAAACGGTTTTTTGCGTTTTTTGGTTCTATTAACACtcaaaaacgctagaaacgttttttatgaACACTACCAAACGGCCTCTTATTATTTCGTTTCTGGACACAaaaacgtgtttcttgaaacgttatcaaatggaccctaagaAAACTCATTTGATGTTTGTTAGAAAGGGAAAGTAAATTTGGGCTTGCTAGGATTTTGAGAATTTCCTATttgttattaaaaaataaaataaaataaattactcATATGAGATAAGAAAATCAACAGTGACAGATTCTATTGACTGTgctcattttttattcttttggtatatttttatttttgtgctctcaatatttaaattactatttcttgtgtaaatatcatgcttacAGCTCACTtgtaattatactatgtataatAATTTAGGTATCAAAAGTATATGGGGAATTATAAGTAAccatttatgacaagactttcgttggtttaaattattatattccatAAATCACTTGTGATTTGCTGtattgtggttactgtatcagatgatcctggtggtttggGTTATCCAGAGGAAACCCGATTATAGAtttggttctatgtgaacggggtgtgacataaactgaaatttttgtttttgacacgaaacgttgttaccaaacgcagcccaAGTTATCACCAAACGTTTTATTCTACTTTTTTTATTCCCATAGAATGAACACAAAAAAAACGTACCAAAAACGATCTGTTAGATGACTACCAACTTTTTTAACTTTTGGGGAGAGaatgtttgttttttttaatcgCCCTTGGCCGTATGCCAAGATCAACCATAAAACCGGTGCTTCAGGGACTACCAATTGCGTATATCCACGTGTCCCACAGAGACTTAACGGTTGAAATTTAAAAGAGATGGGTCGCGCCCTTTGCGTATCTCATCACAGCGCCTGGTCAGTGTATAATAAAACCTTCTCCTTCCCGTCCCCTCTCCCATctttaataacaataataatctctctctctctatgaacAGAGAAGCCTCTGCAGAAAGTTACAGTAATTCAGATGAATAGAATCATTAATACGTTGAAACACATCTCATCTTCCATCTCTGCTAATCTAATGGCGGCTTCTACCCCACTCTGGGCCTGTTGCGAGCATTCCATTACCATGGCCGCTCTCCGATCGTATCTTGCAGAGTTCATATCTTCTTTCCTCTTCGTCTTCGCTTCTGTCGGATCTACCATGTCTGCCCGTGAGTTCTCCTTCCTTCACACAATCactcactaaaaaaaaaaaaaaaacataataagacaaaagttATGATCACGTTATAATAGATTAATGTGTCTAACCGGAATGAACCAGTTTAAATTTGAACCATGAGTGATTTAGTGAAATTTATATGGGTTTCCCTTATTTACAGTTAGGCTAACGCCGGATGCTACATCAAATCCGTCCAGTCTGGTGGCCATTGCCTTAGCAAATGCTTTTGCCTTATTATCGGCAGTCTACATCTCCGTTAACATTTCAGGCGGCCACGTAAACCCCGCCGTCACCTTTGGAATGGCTGTCGGTGGCCACATCAGCATTCCGACGGCCATGTTCTACTGGGTGGCACAGATTTTGGGCTCTGTTATGGCTTGCCTTCTCTTGAGAGTAGTTACTGTCACACAAGTAATTCAATTCTTCTCTTTATGGAATTCTATACTATCATCCGGGTTTATCCTGACCCGACAATGTGGTCCGGTTTTTTTGCAGGGGGTTCATGCCCATGAAATTGCAGTGGAAATGACGGGTTTCGGGGCGGCAGTGTTGGAATGCGTTATGACATTCACGTTGGTCTATACGGTTTATGCAGCGGGAGACCAGAGAAGAGGGTCATTTGCGGTCATTGGCCCTGTCATGATCGGGCTTATAGTCGGAGCCAACATCCTTGCGGCGGGTCCATTTACGGGTGGGTCGATGAACCCGGCATTGTCATTAGGAACGGCTCTTATTAGTGGGAATTTTAAGAACCAAGCGGTTTATTGGGTCGGACCCCTGATTGGGGCTGCAGCTGCGGCTCTTCTTTATGAGAATGTGATATTTCCTCCTCAACCAACTGATTCATCACGAGGTTTGGGGTTGGAGGGAGTAGGAGTCTAACCATCTCATAATGGATCAATTCATTTCTATATTgtttttaggaaaaattacatgattatccacttctgggtttctctttacaaaattacccatcaaaaatttcagttaacaaaaatacccaaaattaggtttccctttacaaaattacccacttaaaatttaagttaacaaaaatacttaaaattgagtttgagtttacaaaactgcccactcaaagttttagtcataaaaaaatacatgattatatgtggaagatgaaaatcactattttgggtagttttgtaaacccaaacctgattttgggtatttttgttaactaaaactttgggtgggtagttttgtaaactcaaacctaattttgggtatttttgttaactaaaactttttgcgggtaattttataaagggaaacccaaaaatgggtaatcatgtaattttcccaattaATCCCCCCTATCCCCactttttttgggtttattttattttattttctttgttgaaATTCTTGTCTATAGTTAATATTATGTGAAAAGATGCATGATTAAATAAAATTAGATTaaatttatcaatttttgataattggttttggttcgatttgggtttgattttgtATGAAATATACATAAATTATGAGAAAATAAGTTTCTAATGAGTTTCAGACTATCatcggttttggttttcatGTTTAGTTCTAACTGGCTtaggttcgattttgattcagTTTCAAAATACTCTAATTCGAAGCCCATCCAATAAGGGATTGATTAGGTTTAGATTATTTCCGGTTGATTCAGCCGGTTGCAATGATTCGTTTGCCTTATTTCACCCATAAGAAGAACCTTTAAATTTCAGTTGTTGAGAGGGATTAATTTCTTTTCCCTCGCTCTCCAAGGATAATACCAAGGAAAATGAAACCGTTAAAATGACTTGGGTCTAAACATGAACAACTAGACATGATTGTCCGACCATGATCAAGCATCATTCATTAACAAACCTGAATGATCAATTATGCAAAATATGGATTTACGAACATTTTCATTCAACCCAATTGTATGATCATTAATATTCTAAACTCTTTTTAATTAAATGTGAGAGTTAAAACTAGAAGTTCAATCCCCACACCTACAATGATTGGAAACAACATAAAGTGATTATCTACATTCCATCCCCTGGAGAATGTcacaatgataagaccacccctttgttttaccaaattattctcagaccccctaccatcagtTACTATTAAGAAATATGccatatatgctgatgtcagctgatgtatttttttttaaaataccaaaatataaAAGGTAAATTACCTGATATACCCTTTTTTTAACCCCTAACCCTCATCACATACCCTTCTTCCCCAAACCGTGAAGAGCAATGCCGGCGACACCGTCGCCTCATTCCCATAGCCAAGGTCCGAATTCGTCGAGGCAATCAAAGCTGCTACCCAATTGAGCAGTAAGAGGTTTCACTACATATTCTCACTTGGTCCATAGCTTTAGATCACAGATACCTCATTCTCTTGGTTATGTTGGAAATATACACATAATGGTTCATAGATTTAGAACCTTGAAACTTTTTTCTCCGAtcctataatttttatttttgcattctTTAACTGATAGGAAAATCAAAAATGGACGCAAGAGAGCAACATAAAGTCAGTTTAATTGTTCTGCTAATTCAATGTATTTACTTTTGAATCACCCATAGAGAACACTCAGAAATGGATTTCTTAACTATCAATCAATCGGTGGCCATGGTTGTGAGGAAACCACCCTTCTAGCTCCTGAAAATCAATGTGATATTGGTGCAAGACCTAGCTCCTCTGTCCTGTAAAATGCGCACCTATGCGGTCGCCTAGGTTAACCAAACATGCAAGCTCTCCACCAGCGTCGACTCCCGTGGTCACGTCGACCCAACCTAGAATGATAAGTTTGTGTTCCGTGTCGACGGCTAGTTTCTCCAATCTGACACCTCTGCCGTCATGATCGAAATTTGTGCCCTCTGCTGCTTCTGCGACGTTTGCATTGGAACCGTCTGAGTTCTTGTTGGCAACCTCATCCCAAACAACGTCGCAACTGTGGATCCACCCTCCACGGTATGCGATTCGTAGGCCTCCAGATCCGACATCCCTCGGGCCGTCCACAGGGCATCCTCAACATTTGTGTCGCAGTCCTCGACAGTTCATTGCAAAGTATGCCACtctacaccattgccaattccgCCGTCGGATACCGTGACTTAAGGGGGGGAAAAGTCCACACCCCCGACCGCTATAATCACCCACCTCCCAAGATCCAACTACATCGCACTAGAAGCGATGTCTCCGGGATGCTAAATAATAAGGATATCACGTTGCTAATGGAGCCCACACATCTAATACATCCCTCAGGCCACCATAACCATTGCCACCACCACTGCcgctgccaccaccaccaccagaagGAAACGAGAGACACTACCATGCGCCTAGTGTGCTTGCAAGCGAAGGAGAATTGAGTTGTGAGTAGCTTTACATTTAGTCATGTGTTAATCAAAAGGGTAAACTCATCATTTCAATTCCTCACTTAACAATGACTAACGGCagggggtctgagaataattttGTGAAATAGAAGGAGTGGTCTTATGATTGTggtattctccagggggtggagaggtaaatttccctttattttattgctAGAAGAAGATACAAACTATCAAAGCTCTAAAAAACTACAAAGCCCATTGAATTTAATGCTTAGAAAAGAGATAGAATCAAAAGGCTCACTTCAGATAACAGGTAAGGAGCTTGCGAAGATTCCCTTTTAAGGATAGTCTTCAGCGACTACTGGGGCATAAGATCCAATGAAGATGTCGCCATAAATAAACCCGGCCAAACCACCTCCAATAAGTGGGCCAACCCAATAAATCCAGTTAACAGCAAAGTCACCACTGACAACAGCTGGTCCAAATGAACGAGCCGGGTTCATTGAACCACCACTGAATGGACCAGCAGCCAAGATGTTTGCACCAACGATGAACCCAATTGCGATCGGAGCAATTGTTCCAAGTGATCCCTTCTTGGGGTCAGCTGCGGTGGCGTAGACGGTGTAAACCAATGCGAAGGTTATGACAATCTCCATCACGACGCCTCCGAAGGCTGACATGCCGGAAGCAACACCATGGGTTGGTACGGACTGCAAAAAACCAGGATGAAAGAACCGGGGTCAGATAAACCTGGTTCACTGATTAGAACTAATATTCTGTGAATTTGGATTCTCATCCTCCCCCTTGTTTACACCAAGCATTAATTCAATATTTAATGTCTAGTACACTCTGTCAGGGCTTATTATATTCTAAGTCATTGAGTGGATATAAGGAAGGATAAGTGTCAGCATAACCCATTAACCCTAATATTATCCACGTAGTTACACAAATTATTTGGCATCATTAACTTATCAACTActaatattgatgatgtcctcttttgttattattattttttatttgttaacaACGGCTTGACTAGTCCTCTGAACAAAAACTAATTCCATAATCATATGGATTGGGTCATACCGTGGTTAGTGAAAATctttcaactttcactgaaagcaatgaaaaatACTAAATATACCTTGATTACTGAGGTGAAAGTTCATTGCCAACTCTGCTACCTCTTTAGGGTTTACTTCCTCTTATATTGTCAATTATGTAACTATTATATTTCAATATTAAGGGCAAAAGAGATGATTCCTCATTGCACTAGTGGAGTGGAGAGGGATGAGTTGGGGAGGCGAGGGGAGGGGAAGGGTGAAGTCTCACAACACACTGGTACCCCCAATGGTGGCACATGAAAAGTAACATCTACATAGATCTCACATGATCATGAAATTGAGagaaaggaaactaaaaaatgaaaaaaaaaattcgagaaGGCATATAGTACATTTGTTGCATGGGGTAAATACATGCATCTTAAAAATGATAACAAATAAATGAACTTGGCTCTGATATCATGTTAAATATAGTATAATAATCCATGAAATACCACGGGAAGCAATTTTTTAAGTCAAGGTATCAGTAATGGTATTAATCTCGACTGTATGAAGTCGAAAAAATGGTTTTGCCcacaattttgatttaaaaaaatggtAGCGGTATTAGGCATGGCTTGAAATACACATCCAAGATATCCTAGGTAACCAACATAGAACAACTGACTTTCAAGGTGAGTGGCCCCaatgaggtaagaggagtcgaacttagaaccaCATGCTTTCTAAGGGGAAGGTCCCTTACCAACTCGGCTATCCCTTGGGGTTCTTAAAACAACCGATCCATAACTCATAAGATCTCAACAAAAACATTAGATTTCTTTGTTTAATAAGTGAAGTTATTGATCTTTGTCCTGTGATAGACAATCTTCCGTACCTTGCCATTGGTGACGAATTGGAGGATGAGGCAGGCAGCGATAGAGCCAAGCAGTTGGGCAACTCAATAGAAGATGCCAGTGAGGATGGTAATATTACCACCGACGGCCAATCCAAAATTGACGGCAGGGTTCAAGTGGCCACCAGAGATGTTGGCCGCTATGGACACACCAACGAACAAAGCAAAAGCATGAGCTATGGCAATGGCGACAAGGCCAGCTGGGTCCAACGCTGCATCTGATGTAAGATCACCTGCATATAGCCATTAACTAATCAAGTTATCATTCCAAGTTCCAAAAATTTCACAAAAAGAAGGATGAAGGAGCATGCCCTCCACTAACTGTAAGAAATTGCAGAGCCAACACCAGCGAAGACAAAAAGAAGAGTGGCTATGAACTCAGCCAAGTAAGCCTTCAAAGAAGAAACACTGAAGGAGTCACCAAAGTATCCAAATGCAAGCTTCACCATCTTTGATGATTGGCTTGTtgcacacagagagagagagagacccttcCTAGAGGTCCTTAAGGCCCATGTCACAGGGTGGGTGTTTATATAATGGTTTATACGTAAGAGTCTATAAAGATATAAGAGGATTAATTACAGCTAAGTCACATTGCCGGCACCGGCCATGGACCCACATGGGAATAAAAGGTTATAGAAACCTCCATAAAAGTGATTGATTAGAACATGTCTTAAGAGGTTATGTGAGACAAGAGAGGTGGATCATCGCATTGAGCTAGAACCAGGGGCTAAGCCACCGGCAATGGCACCTTACAGGATGGACCCACCGGAGCTAGAAGAGCTGAGGGCGACGAGGCAAAGACTACTTGTATCACCCCATATGGGTGCTTTCGATTTTttagtgatgccttttggcttgaCCAATGCCCCAGCAATGTTTTGCACCCTGATGCTCCGAGGTCCCCTACCAACCAAAGCCGTCCCTATGCCATACTTGGGCACCTTAGGCATCATGAATGAAGGAACACCATGCATGATCCCAACAGTTAATGTGAAGACTAGTGTGCCCACTTTATTTGCCTTGCAGCTTGTCAAGGGAGTCAAGAAGGGCATCACAAATCTCCAAGCCCATTTGACAAGCAAGGCTTGGTTAAGGTAATGGAATTTTACATCCCAACCCAAAAAAGAGTTGACTGGAAAACTGCTTCCCACAGCGTTAAGTGCATGCAAGATCCAAGGCCTTGGCCACTGCATAAGAAATCTCTTTGAATAGCTTCCAACAACCAACGGGAATGCAAAACAGCGATACGATTTAATTCATCAACATTTTGTTCGTTCGGGTTTGATTGTGTCGTAGCTCTATAATTCAGATTAGGTTTATCATTGGATGAACTACATTGCTGACATTgaccccaaaaaagaaatagtAGGTATAGCCAGTCCGTGAACAGCCAACCATCTNNNNNNNNNNNNNNNNNNNNNNNNNNNNNNNNNNNNNNNNNNNNNNNNNNNNNNNNNNNNNNNNNNNNNNNNNNNNNNNNNNNNNNNNNNNNNNNNNNNNCCATTTcatatgtaaaggtgcgatgggctaatcattcacttgaataagcatcttgggagaaagaggatgaaatccaaaccaagtaccctcatctctttgaacaaccaggtaagccaatttcgaggatgaaattttcagaaagggggggtaaatgtaataccctactttttaaacccggtctgattacacggttgacccggtttaaccatgtaagacccgaaccggagagagttagagcgggctccttatggactatgatggcaagggtgaccttaaacaccggctggcccgacaagtctgagccagtgccagaagagacaagtgtacccaagccgtgtacatgcacctatcataaggccatgtacggataaagcaggtatgtagccgtatattaaggtgcatgcGTATATTATATCGTATGCCATGAGTGAGATTCGGGCCGAGGGCCAaattctgttaaaatcccaagttttggccctcaggtgggcagacaggtgggaattacttagttatttaagaagtatatatatagcatttatgattttcttttcttttctcatttatgacactcagacgttggtgagaagagtaaagaggagagagaaaagaaaggaaagaagag
It includes:
- the LOC122079094 gene encoding probable aquaporin TIP5-1; translation: MLEEEEEREEGEEVKKLPEMGFSKGVTTSWILASLLAALLYLSPTVGNEEKPLQKVTVIQMNRIINTLKHISSSISANLMAASTPLWACCEHSITMAALRSYLAEFISSFLFVFASVGSTMSALRLTPDATSNPSSLVAIALANAFALLSAVYISVNISGGHVNPAVTFGMAVGGHISIPTAMFYWVAQILGSVMACLLLRVVTVTQGVHAHEIAVEMTGFGAAVLECVMTFTLVYTVYAAGDQRRGSFAVIGPVMIGLIVGANILAAGPFTGGSMNPALSLGTALISGNFKNQAVYWVGPLIGAAAAALLYENVIFPPQPTDSSRGLGLEGVGV